In a genomic window of Gloeocapsopsis dulcis:
- a CDS encoding rubredoxin, translated as MSESVVESQGLDRYECRVCGYVYEPTKGDSKEEVPAGTPFTELASSWRCPVCGARTSQFENIGPAGKASGFDSNLNYGLGVNKLTPAQKNLLIFGGLAILFLLFMSLYGLK; from the coding sequence ATGAGCGAATCAGTTGTAGAAAGCCAAGGACTAGATCGCTATGAGTGTCGCGTCTGTGGCTACGTTTATGAACCGACAAAGGGAGATAGCAAGGAAGAAGTTCCTGCTGGCACACCTTTTACAGAACTAGCATCTTCTTGGCGGTGTCCTGTTTGTGGTGCAAGGACTTCCCAGTTCGAGAACATTGGTCCGGCTGGAAAAGCTTCCGGCTTTGACTCAAACCTTAACTATGGTCTTGGTGTAAATAAGCTAACACCAGCGCAAAAAAACCTTTTAATTTTTGGCGGTCTGGCTATTCTTTTTTTGCTATTTATGAGTCTTTATGGATTAAAATAA
- the psbF gene encoding cytochrome b559 subunit beta, translated as MTSNTNQPIQYPIFTVRWLAVHTLAVPTIFFLGAIAAMQFIQR; from the coding sequence ATGACTAGTAATACTAATCAACCAATTCAGTATCCAATTTTTACCGTAAGATGGCTGGCAGTTCACACCCTAGCTGTGCCAACAATCTTCTTTTTGGGTGCGATCGCCGCTATGCAGTTTATCCAGCGTTAG
- a CDS encoding photosystem II reaction center protein L — protein sequence MPPQRTPNPNNQPVELNRTSLYLGLLLVFVLGILFSSYFFN from the coding sequence ATGCCCCCGCAAAGAACACCAAATCCTAATAATCAACCTGTTGAATTAAATCGCACTTCTCTCTATCTCGGTTTACTGTTAGTTTTCGTTCTCGGTATACTGTTTTCTAGTTATTTCTTTAACTAG
- a CDS encoding ABC transporter ATP-binding protein, with translation MAQVVLENVYKSFPTRHNERVTPVVAQSSPLAPLDAPSMVERNSREQKQNVSVLRNINLSVADGEFMVLVGPSGCGKSTLLRLIAGLEKISGGNIWVGDRLVNELPAKARDIAMVFQNYALYPHMTVYDNLAFGLRRTLRSEGRGAWGGKSGSTSLDNLLVGVTRGLPKQLRYTTARERAVDERVRNVAQLLQIEALLHRLPKQLSGGQKQRVALGRAIARNPQVFLMDEPLSNLDAKLRAETRAQIVKLQRQLGTTTVYVTHDQTEAMTMGDRIAVMNQGQIQQVAPPLELYNRPATRFVAEFIGSPPMNFLPVQFHAPLSVSHPQFHFALPEQWANVLQNYDRQTLILGIRPDHFHLSTPAPESLLVQVDLVEALGNDTYLAVSFVKQGIQPSFITTTATNTLQVRIPPDRQVAIGEQLWLSLSLDKLHFFEYESGQAIWLE, from the coding sequence GTGGCGCAAGTTGTTTTGGAGAACGTTTATAAAAGCTTTCCCACTCGGCATAACGAACGAGTGACTCCGGTAGTTGCACAGTCATCTCCACTCGCGCCACTTGATGCGCCATCAATGGTTGAACGCAATAGTCGAGAACAAAAGCAAAATGTTAGTGTTTTACGCAACATTAACTTGAGTGTTGCTGATGGTGAGTTTATGGTCTTGGTGGGACCTTCGGGCTGCGGTAAAAGTACTTTGCTGCGCTTAATCGCTGGGCTAGAGAAAATATCTGGAGGCAATATCTGGGTGGGCGATCGCTTGGTGAATGAATTACCAGCGAAAGCGAGAGATATTGCCATGGTATTTCAAAACTACGCGCTCTATCCCCACATGACGGTTTACGATAACTTGGCATTTGGGTTGCGACGGACATTGAGGAGCGAGGGGCGTGGGGCGTGGGGCGGTAAGAGTGGTTCTACATCGTTAGATAACTTGTTAGTGGGAGTAACGCGGGGATTGCCAAAGCAGTTACGCTATACTACGGCACGCGAACGAGCAGTTGACGAACGTGTGCGGAATGTGGCGCAATTACTGCAAATTGAAGCACTACTCCATCGACTGCCAAAACAACTTTCTGGTGGACAGAAGCAACGCGTTGCTTTAGGAAGGGCGATCGCCCGCAATCCACAAGTTTTTTTGATGGATGAACCTTTATCGAACCTCGATGCCAAACTTCGGGCAGAAACCCGTGCTCAAATTGTGAAGCTACAACGTCAACTCGGGACAACAACTGTTTACGTTACCCACGATCAAACTGAAGCAATGACAATGGGCGATCGCATTGCGGTGATGAATCAAGGACAAATTCAGCAAGTTGCGCCACCACTAGAACTTTATAACCGTCCAGCAACACGCTTTGTCGCCGAATTTATTGGCTCGCCACCAATGAATTTCCTGCCTGTTCAATTTCACGCGCCATTATCAGTTTCTCATCCGCAGTTTCACTTCGCACTGCCAGAACAATGGGCAAATGTTCTCCAGAACTATGATCGTCAAACACTGATTTTAGGTATTCGACCAGATCACTTTCACTTAAGTACGCCTGCACCAGAAAGTCTATTAGTCCAAGTAGATTTAGTAGAAGCTTTGGGTAACGATACTTACCTTGCTGTCAGCTTTGTCAAGCAAGGGATACAACCATCTTTTATTACTACTACCGCGACAAATACTCTGCAAGTGCGCATTCCACCTGATCGTCAGGTAGCCATTGGTGAGCAGCTATGGCTATCACTATCACTTGATAAACTTCATTTTTTTGAATACGAAAGTGGTCAAGCAATCTGGTTAGAGTAA
- the psbE gene encoding cytochrome b559 subunit alpha has protein sequence MSGSTGERPFSDIITSVRYWVIHSITIPALFIAGWLFISTGLAYDVFGTPRPNEYYPQERQELPIVDDRYQAKQEIRQFTNSND, from the coding sequence ATGTCAGGCTCAACAGGAGAGCGTCCATTTTCGGATATTATTACCAGTGTACGGTACTGGGTAATTCACAGCATTACCATTCCAGCTTTATTTATTGCTGGTTGGCTGTTTATTAGTACAGGTCTAGCTTATGATGTTTTTGGTACACCTCGACCAAATGAGTATTATCCCCAAGAACGGCAAGAATTGCCGATCGTAGACGACCGTTATCAAGCAAAACAAGAGATTAGACAATTTACCAATAGCAACGATTAA
- a CDS encoding DUF4330 domain-containing protein gives MAILDSKGRLFGKLSILDLGAALVILLVIIGIFFFPGTSGSVAQVGVTTKPIEVDLVVRGLNVRDPQQIFSEGLKEGGKTNIIIRNQPYGQIEVKSVRQLPRTLLVPQPDGSIREMSDPRANQFSTDMLLTLNGRAQITSTGPVLGNSKLKIGMPVELEGFNYNFNATVIDVRT, from the coding sequence ATGGCGATTTTGGATTCTAAAGGACGCTTGTTTGGCAAGCTTAGTATTCTCGACTTAGGGGCAGCTTTAGTAATCCTCCTAGTTATTATTGGCATCTTTTTCTTTCCTGGCACTTCCGGTTCTGTTGCTCAAGTTGGGGTGACAACAAAACCAATAGAAGTTGACTTAGTTGTTCGAGGTTTAAATGTCCGCGATCCTCAGCAAATCTTCAGCGAAGGCTTAAAAGAAGGTGGTAAAACCAACATTATTATTCGCAATCAACCTTACGGTCAGATTGAAGTGAAGTCGGTGAGACAATTGCCCAGAACTTTGCTCGTACCTCAGCCCGACGGTTCAATTAGAGAAATGTCCGATCCTAGAGCAAATCAATTCAGCACAGATATGCTGTTGACTCTCAATGGCAGAGCGCAAATTACCAGCACAGGACCAGTTTTAGGCAATAGTAAGCTCAAAATTGGGATGCCTGTTGAACTTGAAGGCTTTAACTACAACTTTAACGCCACGGTAATTGACGTGCGGACATGA
- a CDS encoding polysaccharide deacetylase family protein — MQLAPFFPILYRILQPSFPHCLWAGNPNLKTIALTFDDGPHPTYTPQLLEVLDRYAIPASFFWLGACVNRAPFTAKTVYERGHWIGLHGYDHRSFPMLTTTELKQSLCATQEAISTACRIDANSVRDVRPPNGLFTPQVLNSLHLWQYRSVMWSVVPEDWVRPGIGTVVQRVLQQVTNGSMIVLHDGACGGQDVAVITAQLVPQLLHQGYQFVTVDTLWQQAQTFTSRHF; from the coding sequence ATGCAGTTGGCTCCTTTTTTTCCTATCCTTTACCGAATTTTACAACCCTCTTTCCCACACTGTCTTTGGGCTGGTAATCCAAATTTAAAAACAATTGCTTTGACTTTTGATGATGGTCCGCATCCAACTTATACCCCCCAGTTGCTAGAAGTTTTGGATCGCTACGCTATTCCGGCAAGTTTTTTTTGGTTAGGCGCTTGTGTCAATCGCGCTCCCTTTACTGCCAAGACTGTTTACGAGCGCGGACATTGGATTGGTCTTCACGGGTACGACCATCGCTCGTTTCCGATGTTAACGACAACAGAACTTAAGCAGAGTTTATGCGCCACGCAAGAGGCAATCTCAACAGCTTGCCGAATCGATGCTAACTCTGTGCGTGATGTCAGACCACCTAATGGTTTATTTACTCCACAAGTTTTAAATTCGTTACATCTGTGGCAATATCGCTCGGTGATGTGGAGTGTCGTACCAGAAGACTGGGTACGTCCAGGAATTGGAACTGTTGTGCAGCGCGTACTTCAACAAGTTACTAATGGCTCAATGATTGTCTTACACGATGGTGCCTGTGGTGGACAAGATGTCGCAGTAATAACTGCGCAGCTAGTGCCTCAATTGCTACACCAAGGCTATCAATTTGTAACGGTAGATACTTTGTGGCAACAAGCCCAAACCTTCACTAGTAGACACTTTTAG
- a CDS encoding chlorophyll a/b-binding protein produces MQNTTKVTTPVMEDRNTWRWGFTPQAEIWNGRLAMIGFLAAVLIELFTGQGVLHFWGIL; encoded by the coding sequence ATGCAGAACACAACAAAAGTTACAACCCCTGTTATGGAAGATCGTAATACTTGGCGTTGGGGCTTCACCCCTCAAGCAGAAATTTGGAACGGTCGTCTGGCAATGATTGGATTCTTGGCAGCAGTTTTAATTGAACTGTTTACAGGTCAAGGTGTCCTACACTTCTGGGGCATTCTTTAA
- the rpoD gene encoding RNA polymerase sigma factor RpoD — protein MNPANNVLETIHQPELEATNNQPEGELDLITIEDDEDLIILDGDDADDFLEAQPDEDDAKSGKAAKSRRRTQTKKKHYTEDSIRLYLQEIGRIRLLRADEEIELARKIAELLEMERVRERLLEQLNREPQDSEWAEAVQLSLPTFRYRLHVGRRAKDKMVQSNLRLVVSIAKKYMNRGLSFQDLIQEGSLGLIRAAEKFDHEKGYKFSTYATWWIRQAITRAIADQSRTIRLPVHLYETISRIKKTTKLLSQEMGRKPTEEEIATRMEMTIEKLRFIAKSAQLPISLETPIGKEEDSRLGDFIESDGETPEDQVSKSLLREDLEKVLDSLSPRERDVLRLRYGLDDGRMKTLEEIGQIFNVTRERIRQIEAKALRKLRHPNRNSVLKEYIR, from the coding sequence ATGAACCCGGCTAACAACGTACTCGAAACCATTCATCAGCCTGAACTCGAAGCAACGAATAATCAACCTGAAGGAGAGTTAGATCTCATCACAATTGAAGATGACGAGGATTTAATCATTCTTGACGGAGATGACGCTGATGATTTTCTAGAAGCTCAGCCTGATGAGGACGACGCTAAGTCTGGTAAAGCCGCTAAATCCCGTCGGCGGACGCAAACCAAGAAGAAGCACTATACAGAGGATTCAATTCGCCTCTATTTACAAGAGATTGGACGGATTCGGCTACTGCGAGCAGATGAAGAAATTGAACTCGCACGGAAAATTGCTGAGTTGTTGGAAATGGAAAGAGTTCGCGAAAGACTGTTAGAGCAGTTAAATCGCGAGCCACAGGATAGCGAATGGGCAGAAGCTGTGCAGTTGTCTTTGCCAACGTTTCGATATCGCCTTCATGTCGGACGACGGGCAAAAGACAAAATGGTGCAATCAAACTTGCGTCTTGTCGTTTCCATCGCCAAAAAATACATGAATCGGGGTCTTTCTTTCCAAGACTTAATTCAGGAAGGAAGCCTAGGGCTAATTCGTGCAGCAGAAAAGTTTGACCACGAGAAAGGTTATAAGTTTTCAACTTATGCTACATGGTGGATTCGCCAAGCAATTACACGGGCGATCGCCGACCAATCTCGCACGATTCGCTTACCAGTTCACCTATACGAAACGATCTCTCGAATCAAAAAAACGACAAAACTACTCTCTCAAGAAATGGGTCGCAAACCTACTGAAGAAGAAATTGCTACCCGCATGGAAATGACGATTGAGAAGCTACGCTTTATCGCTAAATCGGCTCAATTACCAATTTCATTAGAAACGCCCATCGGCAAAGAAGAAGATTCCCGACTGGGCGATTTTATTGAGTCTGATGGAGAAACACCGGAAGATCAAGTGTCTAAGAGCCTCTTGCGCGAAGACTTAGAAAAAGTTTTAGATAGTCTTAGCCCTCGGGAAAGAGATGTTTTAAGACTGCGCTATGGATTAGACGATGGTCGGATGAAAACATTAGAAGAAATCGGACAGATTTTTAATGTTACCCGCGAGCGCATCCGTCAGATCGAGGCAAAGGCATTGCGGAAGCTACGTCATCCCAATCGCAACAGTGTATTAAAGGAGTACATCCGTTAA
- the ndhC gene encoding photosynthetic/respiratory NAD(P)H-quinone oxidoreductase subunit C — translation MFVLSGYEYLLGFLLVCSLVPALALSASKLLRPSGGGPERRTTYESGVEPIGGAWIQFNIRYYMFALVFVIFDVETVFLYPWAVAFHRLGLLAFVEALIFIAILVVALVYAWRKGALEWS, via the coding sequence GTGTTTGTCCTCAGTGGTTACGAGTACCTTTTAGGCTTCTTGTTAGTCTGTAGTCTGGTGCCTGCACTTGCACTTTCTGCATCCAAGCTACTGCGACCAAGTGGTGGTGGTCCAGAACGACGTACTACTTATGAATCGGGTGTAGAACCTATCGGTGGAGCCTGGATACAATTCAACATTCGCTACTATATGTTTGCCCTGGTTTTCGTAATCTTTGATGTGGAAACAGTCTTTTTGTATCCCTGGGCAGTTGCGTTTCATCGACTAGGGCTTTTAGCGTTTGTTGAAGCCCTCATTTTTATTGCAATTCTTGTTGTTGCCCTTGTCTATGCCTGGCGCAAAGGAGCCTTAGAATGGTCATAA
- a CDS encoding M48 family metallopeptidase: MFNFSFIFYRFRRRLVYPLLSIFVVLALWLGTPAVSQAFSIFDLLIRGVQIIQLSNISDTQEVQLGTQINQQLVSREVRLYRNSDVNRYINQIGQRLVPASDRSGIPYTFQVVDDSGINAFATMGGFVYLNTGLIRLADNEAQLASVMAHEIGHIASRHAIQQMRQTAIASGVASVAGLDRNRAVQIGVDLALRRPNSREDEFEADQRGLANSRRAGYPASATVGFMEKLLRQNGRSVPNFLSTHPATGDRIARLRSAIDTQTANVGDGLDSAAYRARIRPLL; the protein is encoded by the coding sequence ATGTTTAATTTCTCTTTTATTTTTTATCGTTTCCGACGTCGCTTAGTTTATCCGCTATTGTCAATATTTGTGGTGCTGGCGCTGTGGTTGGGTACGCCAGCAGTATCACAAGCTTTTTCGATCTTTGATCTACTGATTCGTGGAGTTCAGATTATTCAACTGTCGAATATTTCTGACACTCAGGAAGTTCAATTAGGAACACAAATTAATCAACAACTTGTAAGTCGAGAAGTTCGCCTCTACCGCAATTCAGATGTGAATCGCTATATTAATCAAATTGGTCAGCGATTAGTTCCCGCAAGCGATCGCAGTGGAATTCCTTATACCTTCCAAGTTGTTGATGACAGTGGCATTAATGCTTTTGCCACGATGGGCGGCTTTGTTTATCTCAATACTGGTTTAATTCGACTCGCCGATAATGAAGCTCAACTCGCCAGCGTGATGGCGCATGAAATTGGTCATATTGCTAGTCGCCATGCAATTCAACAAATGCGTCAAACAGCTATTGCTAGTGGCGTTGCTTCGGTTGCTGGCTTAGATCGTAACCGTGCTGTCCAAATTGGTGTCGATTTGGCATTACGACGTCCTAATAGTCGCGAAGATGAGTTTGAAGCCGATCAACGTGGATTAGCGAACTCAAGACGTGCTGGTTATCCAGCATCTGCTACAGTTGGTTTTATGGAAAAGCTACTTAGGCAAAATGGCAGATCTGTACCTAATTTTTTAAGTACTCACCCAGCAACAGGCGATCGCATTGCACGCTTAAGAAGTGCGATTGACACCCAAACCGCAAATGTTGGAGATGGCTTAGATTCTGCTGCTTACAGAGCTAGAATTCGACCATTATTGTAG
- the psaI gene encoding photosystem I reaction center subunit VIII, whose amino-acid sequence MFSASFLPSLLVPLTVLVFPAVGMALLLLYIEREDPSGI is encoded by the coding sequence ATGTTTTCAGCATCTTTTCTACCCTCGCTTCTAGTTCCACTCACTGTTTTAGTCTTTCCTGCTGTAGGTATGGCACTGTTATTGCTTTACATTGAACGCGAAGATCCTTCAGGAATCTAA
- a CDS encoding photosystem II reaction center protein J — MSGSGRIPLWIVATIAGLGVITIVGTFFYGSYTHLGSSL; from the coding sequence GTGTCTGGAAGTGGAAGAATTCCTTTGTGGATTGTTGCAACAATTGCTGGCTTAGGTGTAATTACGATTGTGGGAACTTTCTTTTATGGTTCCTATACTCATTTAGGCTCTTCTTTGTAG
- a CDS encoding chlorophyll a/b-binding protein gives MQDTTKITPPIVDDRNAWRYGFTPQAEIWNGRLAMIGFLAAVLIELFAGQGFLHFWGIM, from the coding sequence ATGCAAGACACAACCAAAATTACACCTCCCATCGTGGACGATCGCAATGCTTGGCGTTATGGTTTCACTCCCCAAGCAGAAATTTGGAACGGTCGTTTAGCAATGATTGGTTTCTTAGCAGCAGTCCTAATTGAATTATTCGCTGGTCAGGGCTTCCTTCATTTCTGGGGCATTATGTAA
- a CDS encoding photosynthesis system II assembly factor Ycf48 translates to MRSLFKNWQRVVILLAVFLLCVGCNTTPTVSNNPWKVITVPTESNLQDIAFSDDNHGWLVGSKTTLLETTDGGETWQPIALDLGEQNYLFSSISFTGQEGWIVGEPALLLHTNDGGKSWEQIPLSEKLPGNPNTVVALGTNSAEMTTDVGAIYRTTDSGRTWKAMVQEAVGVVRNISRAADGSYLAVSAKGNFYSIWKPGQEAWEGHNRNSSRRVQNMGFAPDQRLWMLARGGQIQFSKQDNPDEWEEAQYPEFSTSWGLLDLAYRTPEEIWVAGGSGNLLCSFDGGKTWQKDRDVESVPSNLYKIVFLSPEKGFIVGQRGILLKYQESSSATA, encoded by the coding sequence ATGCGTTCACTATTCAAAAATTGGCAACGAGTTGTTATTTTATTAGCAGTTTTTTTGTTGTGTGTTGGGTGTAATACTACTCCTACTGTTAGTAATAACCCTTGGAAAGTTATTACTGTACCTACAGAGTCTAACCTTCAAGACATTGCCTTTAGCGATGATAATCATGGCTGGCTTGTAGGTAGTAAAACAACACTTTTAGAGACAACCGACGGCGGAGAAACTTGGCAACCTATCGCTTTAGACTTAGGAGAGCAAAACTATCTTTTCTCTTCAATTAGTTTTACAGGACAGGAAGGTTGGATTGTAGGAGAACCTGCACTTTTGCTACACACAAATGATGGAGGGAAATCCTGGGAGCAAATTCCTCTGAGCGAGAAGCTTCCTGGTAATCCTAATACAGTAGTCGCCTTAGGAACTAATTCAGCAGAGATGACGACCGACGTAGGCGCGATCTATCGCACTACAGACAGCGGAAGAACTTGGAAAGCTATGGTACAAGAAGCTGTAGGGGTAGTCCGCAACATTTCTCGCGCAGCAGATGGTAGCTATTTAGCAGTTTCTGCCAAAGGAAATTTTTATTCAATTTGGAAACCAGGGCAAGAAGCTTGGGAAGGACATAACCGCAATAGTTCTCGGCGCGTACAGAACATGGGTTTTGCACCAGATCAACGCTTGTGGATGTTAGCACGAGGCGGTCAAATACAGTTTAGCAAGCAGGATAATCCTGACGAATGGGAAGAAGCCCAATATCCTGAATTCTCTACTAGTTGGGGTTTGCTTGATTTAGCATACCGTACTCCAGAAGAAATTTGGGTAGCTGGTGGTAGTGGCAACTTACTATGTAGTTTTGACGGTGGGAAAACTTGGCAAAAAGACCGTGATGTGGAAAGTGTTCCTTCTAACCTTTACAAAATAGTTTTTCTGTCACCAGAAAAAGGGTTTATTGTTGGTCAACGAGGTATTTTACTCAAGTATCAAGAATCTTCTAGTGCAACTGCATAA
- a CDS encoding alpha/beta fold hydrolase, with amino-acid sequence MFLPLGFEQQSVLTSLGRMVYYTASAAPWRQTTEDDNRERLVFLHGFGGGSSAYEWSKVYPAFAAEYRVIAPDLIGWGRSEHPTRNYTIDDYLTTITEFLEQTCDRPVTVIASSLTAAFTMRVAIARPELFKSLILTTPAGLSDFGENYSRSFFAQLVSTPILDRLLYSAGIANSNGIRSFLEQRQFARANRIYQEIVEAYLESAQQPNAEYAALSFVRGDLCFDLSLYVPQLSVPTAIIWGQKSQFTGPEIGRRFAAMNPQAIRVFQPLDDVGLTPQLELPAVTIGLIRRFLPILSEETKAQQEIEARS; translated from the coding sequence ATGTTTCTGCCACTCGGTTTTGAGCAGCAATCGGTACTGACTTCACTTGGCAGAATGGTTTACTACACTGCAAGTGCTGCACCTTGGCGTCAGACAACTGAGGATGACAATCGAGAACGATTAGTATTTCTACACGGTTTTGGTGGTGGATCTTCTGCCTATGAGTGGTCAAAGGTTTATCCTGCATTTGCGGCAGAATATCGCGTCATTGCACCTGATTTGATTGGTTGGGGTCGTTCAGAGCATCCCACCCGTAATTACACAATTGATGACTATCTGACGACAATCACAGAATTTCTGGAACAAACCTGCGATCGCCCAGTTACAGTAATTGCCTCTTCGTTAACGGCAGCGTTTACCATGCGAGTAGCGATCGCTCGTCCAGAGTTATTTAAATCACTGATTCTGACAACTCCTGCTGGATTGTCAGATTTTGGAGAAAACTACTCGCGGAGCTTCTTTGCGCAGTTAGTTAGTACTCCTATTTTGGATCGTTTGCTTTATAGTGCGGGAATTGCCAATAGTAACGGCATTCGTAGTTTTCTGGAGCAACGTCAATTTGCTCGTGCCAACCGCATTTATCAAGAAATTGTCGAAGCATATCTAGAATCTGCGCAGCAGCCGAATGCTGAATATGCAGCCCTTTCATTTGTCCGTGGCGATTTATGTTTCGATTTGTCGCTGTACGTTCCTCAATTAAGTGTTCCGACAGCAATTATTTGGGGTCAAAAGTCACAATTTACAGGTCCAGAAATTGGACGCCGATTTGCAGCAATGAATCCGCAAGCAATTCGCGTGTTTCAACCCCTTGATGATGTCGGGCTGACACCACAATTAGAACTACCCGCAGTCACTATTGGTTTAATCCGACGTTTTTTACCAATTCTCTCCGAGGAAACAAAAGCGCAACAGGAAATAGAAGCCAGAAGTTAA
- a CDS encoding glycerate kinase produces MKDAANLWLSQIVANAVLPDERVAQAMLADPLRAQAFDITSENVAQVVQKRSHLLRAVYPAFCDFCQTRLLSPNQLIKTLWDFWLPLAMQLAASRQQLQRTFVQGILGGQGTGKTTLSAMLVLILEHLGYRTVSLSLDDLYKTYHDRLALRQHDPRLIWRGPPGTHDVDLGLTVLETLRQPDSQPIAIPRFDKSAYGGAGNRTQPEVVEAVDIVLFEGWFVGVRPIDPQQFNTAPPPIDTSADREFARDMNARLQEYLPLWEQLDSLILLYPDDYRRSLTWRKDAEHDRITVGQSGMADAEIEDFVKYFWRSLHPELFIKPLLTPHTWVDLVVEINPDHSLGKVYRPGDLTR; encoded by the coding sequence ATGAAAGATGCAGCAAATTTGTGGTTAAGTCAAATTGTAGCGAATGCAGTATTACCCGATGAACGTGTAGCACAAGCAATGCTTGCAGATCCTTTACGCGCTCAAGCCTTTGACATTACCTCAGAAAATGTTGCGCAAGTCGTACAAAAGCGATCGCATTTACTACGTGCAGTCTACCCAGCTTTTTGTGACTTTTGTCAAACACGTTTGCTTTCACCAAATCAGCTAATTAAGACACTATGGGATTTTTGGCTACCTTTAGCGATGCAGCTTGCAGCATCTCGCCAACAATTACAAAGAACCTTCGTTCAAGGCATCTTAGGCGGACAAGGTACGGGAAAAACCACCCTGAGTGCAATGCTCGTACTTATTCTCGAGCACTTAGGATATCGTACAGTCAGCTTGTCGTTGGATGACTTGTACAAAACTTATCACGATCGCCTAGCGTTAAGACAGCACGATCCGCGCTTAATTTGGCGTGGTCCCCCAGGAACGCATGATGTTGATTTGGGTTTAACGGTACTAGAAACATTACGTCAACCTGATTCTCAACCGATTGCCATACCTCGCTTTGATAAGTCGGCTTATGGTGGTGCTGGCAATCGCACGCAACCTGAAGTTGTCGAGGCTGTTGATATTGTTTTGTTTGAAGGATGGTTTGTAGGCGTACGACCGATCGATCCGCAGCAATTTAACACGGCTCCACCGCCAATTGATACAAGCGCAGATCGCGAATTTGCCCGCGACATGAATGCTCGGTTACAAGAGTATTTACCTTTGTGGGAGCAACTCGACTCTTTAATCTTGCTCTACCCTGATGACTATCGTCGTAGCTTAACATGGCGTAAAGATGCAGAACACGATAGGATTACCGTTGGTCAATCAGGAATGGCTGATGCAGAAATTGAAGATTTTGTCAAGTATTTTTGGCGATCGCTTCATCCGGAGTTATTTATTAAGCCTTTATTAACTCCTCACACTTGGGTTGATTTAGTAGTAGAAATTAATCCAGACCATTCTCTTGGTAAAGTTTATCGTCCAGGCGATCTAACTCGCTAA
- a CDS encoding metallophosphoesterase family protein → MSETSHRRIVIGDIHGHYDGLIKLLEAIAPGTSDEVYFLGDLIDRGSQSALVVDFVKQSYPCLLGNHEQMLLNVLSNSASYHMKQAWLQSGGNATLNSYKDCTIPQSHWEWMQSLPTYLDLGDVWLVHAGVNPKIPLEKQTAEQFCWVRDEFHSISKPYFPDKLIITGHTITFTLPGVNSGEIAQGRGWLDIDTGAYHRKSGWLTGLDITNSLVYQVNVFRNVLRTLPLAEIVAVVNPADVTRS, encoded by the coding sequence ATGAGCGAAACAAGCCACCGTCGCATTGTCATAGGAGATATCCATGGTCACTATGACGGTTTAATCAAACTACTAGAAGCGATCGCCCCAGGAACCAGCGACGAAGTATATTTTTTGGGGGACTTAATTGATCGAGGATCACAAAGCGCCCTCGTTGTTGATTTTGTTAAGCAATCTTACCCTTGCTTGCTGGGAAATCACGAACAGATGTTGCTAAATGTCTTAAGCAATAGTGCTTCGTATCATATGAAGCAAGCGTGGCTCCAGAGTGGAGGTAATGCAACATTAAATAGCTACAAAGACTGTACCATTCCTCAAAGTCATTGGGAATGGATGCAAAGCTTACCAACGTACTTAGACTTAGGAGATGTTTGGTTAGTTCACGCTGGGGTCAATCCCAAAATTCCATTAGAAAAACAAACAGCAGAACAGTTCTGCTGGGTACGCGATGAATTTCATAGTATATCTAAACCCTACTTCCCAGATAAACTAATTATTACTGGACATACAATCACTTTTACCTTACCAGGTGTCAACTCCGGTGAAATTGCCCAAGGCAGAGGTTGGTTGGATATTGACACCGGTGCATATCATCGCAAAAGTGGCTGGTTAACTGGGTTAGACATCACAAATAGCTTAGTCTATCAAGTCAATGTATTTCGTAACGTCTTGCGTACTTTACCATTAGCAGAAATTGTAGCGGTAGTTAATCCAGCCGACGTAACACGTTCTTAA